TCTGCGAGCGAGCGGTCGCGGTGGTCGGCACCCGGGCCGCCACCGACTACGGCGCGAGCGTTGCTGCCGAGCTGGCGGCCGGCCTGGCCGAGCGGGGGTGGACGGTGGTGTCCGGACTCGCGTTCGGCATCGACGCGGCCGCGCACCGGGGCGCGCTCGCGGCGGGCGGTGCCAGCGTCGCCGTGCTCGCCTGTGGCGTGGACGTCGCCTACCCGAAGGCGCACGAGTCGCTGTATGCGCAGCTGGTCGCCGACGGGCTCGGGGTGAGCGAGCATCCGCCGGGCGCGGCGCCGTACCGCGCCAGGTTCCTCATCCGCAACCGGCTGATCGCCGCGCTGAGCGCCGGGACCGTGGTCGTCGAGGCGGCGCCGCGGAGCGGGGCACGGTCGACCGCGCGGCACGCCGGCGAGCTGTTCCGCCACGTCATGGCCGTGCCCGGCCCGGTCACCTCGACGCTGTCCGCGGGCTGCCATCAGCTGCTTCGAGACCGGCCGGACACGGTCCTGGTGACCAAGGCCGACGAGGTGATCGAGCAGGTCGGAGGGATGGGGGAGTTCGCGGAGCGGGTGAGCGGGCCGGTGCGCCGGCGCGACCTGCTCGGCCCGGCGGTCAGCCGGGTCATGGACGCGGTGCCGGTGCGGCAGCGCGTGGCGGTACGGCGGATCGCGACCACCGCGGGGATGCGCGTCGACGCGGTCGCTGCTGCCCTCGCCGCGCTCGAGACGCACGGGCTGGTCGACCAGGACGAGACCGGCTGGCGCATGACGGCGCTCGGCCGCAGCGAGCGGCGTACCGAGCGCTCGGCCGGCGCCGCGGAGCTGCCGCTGGGTTGGTGGTGAGGGCGGCCGGACCGCGTGGTGGCTTGACCCGACGGCATCGGCATCGCAGCGTGGCAGGGTGGAGCTGCCCCCGGCGTTCGCCGAGGTCTACGAACGGTACGTCGAC
The sequence above is a segment of the Mycobacteriales bacterium genome. Coding sequences within it:
- the dprA gene encoding DNA-processing protein DprA, which translates into the protein MSVADEERVARAELLRISEPAMAALVRHVRSEGCVQAVADIRRGTPIHGLDVDAMQLRVLDAVGERDLAAAAEIGARLVCPGDEEWPAGLDDLDRLDAGSFGLWVRGRRSLGAVCERAVAVVGTRAATDYGASVAAELAAGLAERGWTVVSGLAFGIDAAAHRGALAAGGASVAVLACGVDVAYPKAHESLYAQLVADGLGVSEHPPGAAPYRARFLIRNRLIAALSAGTVVVEAAPRSGARSTARHAGELFRHVMAVPGPVTSTLSAGCHQLLRDRPDTVLVTKADEVIEQVGGMGEFAERVSGPVRRRDLLGPAVSRVMDAVPVRQRVAVRRIATTAGMRVDAVAAALAALETHGLVDQDETGWRMTALGRSERRTERSAGAAELPLGWW